A DNA window from Caldalkalibacillus thermarum contains the following coding sequences:
- a CDS encoding DUF5050 domain-containing protein translates to MSKKTKTYVKLTAFLFVMVTVLISLKFIGQAEESETGSDADMGFVAQDGNTFWYEQEGTLFRQTPFLKRQVEVAETGYAIHLTPFQEYVYYENVTDGGKMYRVKKRGGEPEVLTDSWSSYLFVTEGDLYYVDMETGRLMRFVEDGEDQTVIHGDHVFQPVSDGQHIVYVSGKDGVLKKHSLLSGKTDNLTDFPAWRPTVKGDWIYFLRPVDDTPLLGVGGLWKVPLAGGTAEPVLQETMVSFALTEQGIVFSRSSETYGFVSDHDLGLYLFNGGEANRISGDWYINLTEVRGKVFMQNEFDRLIHIFDPTTKQISQVN, encoded by the coding sequence ATGAGTAAGAAAACAAAAACATATGTCAAACTAACGGCTTTTCTTTTCGTTATGGTGACTGTGTTGATTTCCCTGAAATTCATTGGACAGGCGGAGGAATCTGAAACAGGATCAGATGCTGATATGGGATTTGTTGCACAAGATGGCAACACTTTTTGGTATGAGCAGGAAGGAACCTTATTCAGACAGACACCGTTCTTAAAGCGTCAGGTTGAGGTAGCCGAAACAGGTTACGCCATACATCTGACACCGTTTCAGGAGTATGTCTATTATGAAAATGTAACGGATGGCGGAAAAATGTACCGTGTCAAGAAAAGGGGTGGCGAACCGGAAGTCTTGACTGATAGCTGGTCGTCCTATCTGTTTGTGACAGAAGGCGATCTTTATTATGTTGACATGGAAACCGGACGACTGATGCGTTTTGTGGAAGATGGCGAAGATCAGACAGTGATACACGGTGATCATGTTTTTCAACCGGTATCTGATGGACAGCATATTGTTTATGTATCAGGAAAGGATGGTGTATTGAAAAAGCATAGTCTATTAAGCGGAAAAACAGATAACCTCACGGACTTTCCTGCGTGGAGACCCACTGTCAAGGGAGACTGGATTTATTTTTTGCGTCCGGTAGATGATACACCCTTGTTAGGTGTTGGGGGACTGTGGAAAGTGCCGTTGGCAGGAGGGACAGCGGAACCGGTGCTTCAGGAGACTATGGTCTCTTTTGCATTGACCGAACAGGGAATCGTTTTTTCCCGTTCATCTGAAACATACGGTTTTGTCAGTGATCATGATTTGGGGCTTTATCTGTTTAATGGAGGTGAAGCAAACAGGATAAGCGGTGACTGGTATATCAACTTGACAGAGGTAAGAGGGAAGGTGTTTATGCAAAATGAATTCGACAGACTGATCCATATCTTTGATCCGACAACGAAACAGATCAGTCAGGTTAATTAG